The following are encoded in a window of Fragaria vesca subsp. vesca unplaced genomic scaffold, FraVesHawaii_1.0 scf0513167, whole genome shotgun sequence genomic DNA:
- the LOC101299261 gene encoding auxin response factor 17-like: MGQYNASLLNYNIFPAGMQGARQDLFCDSNASHLFNESTPRMCTYNSFGNNNMAPSLKRVSTELNIGSPQSDQLSPDSQSSPQSFGTELDGNRNCNSRKVGRSSFQLFGQTIPINDIDAVACTGDGGNIGYNETELLNNPLDSYTKLLERIDVRVPAVEACTL, from the coding sequence ATGGGGCAGTACAATGCTTCCTTGTTGAACTATAACATTTTTCCTGCTGGCATGCAGGGAGCCAGGCAAGATCTATTCTGTGATTCCAATGCGTCTCATTTGTTTAATGAAAGTACTCCTCGGATGTGCACCTATAATTCCTTTGGCAACAACAACATGGCGCCAAGTCTGAAAAGGGTGTCTACTGAGTTGAACATTGGAAGTCCACAGTCTGATCAATTATCACCAGATAGCCAGAGTAGTCCACAATCCTTTGGCACGGAACTTGATGGGAACCGAAACTGCAACTCGAGAAAGGTTGGGAGAAGTTCTTTTCAACTCTTTGGGCAGACCATTCCTATCAACGATATTGATGCTGTTGCTTGTACTGGAGATGGTGGCAACATAGGGTACAATGAAACTGAACTTCTGAACAACCCGCTGGATTCTTATACCAAACTGCTAGAAAGGATTGATGTTCGAGTCCCAGCTGTTGAAGCTTGTACTTTGTAA